CTCAGCGGGGAGAGGGTCTTGACGCGTGAGACGTTGTCGGAATCCGATGATGCGTGCAGTGCCGCCTATGCACGTCCGGCCCAGACCATTGAAGACCTCGTCAAGCGCTATGTGGATATGCTTGTCGGGGATGGGCGCGATGCGGGCGATGTCCATACGCGCATCATCGCGGAAGTTGAGCGCCCGATGATCCGGCGCATTTTGGAGGTTACGGGCAAGAACCAGCTTCGCGCGGCGCAGCTTCTCGGGCTTAACCGCAATACATTACGCAAAAAACTCAAAACACTCGATATCATGCTGGATCAGCTCTGATGGCCGGATGGTCCCTGGCGCCTTATTTACGCGCTCGATGGCAAAGCCTGCTCTCGCTCATTACAAGATTGCAGACCGCGTTGATCCTGATCGTCACGTCGATTGTCCTGGTGTCGACGACATTCATCGTGCTGGCGGGCGGGATGTCGATCACGCATCGCCCCGAAATTGAGGGAATGATTTTCCTCCTCGATATCATCGTGCTGGCCTTCCTGACGATGACGATCGTATCGCGCCTGCGCAAAATGCTTTCGGAGCGCCGGACAGGCCTCGCCGGGGCGCGCCTGCACGTGCGGTTGATCGCTCTTTTCGGCGTTGTCTCGGTTGCGCCTGCTGTCGTGATCGGGACAATCGCAGCGCTGTTTTTCCATTTCGGCGTGCAGATCTGGTTTTCCAACCGCGTCAATCTGGCCTTGAGCGAGGCACGCGATGTCGCGGCGGGTTATTTGCAGGAGCATAATGAAAATATCCGCACGGAAGCCTTCGCGATGGCAAACCAGCTCATCATCGCGGAAAATGACGATATGCTCCGCCACGGTGCCTATGCGCCTCTCAATAGCGGGGAGACAGGTCATTACGAGCTCGACTTCCTGCATAATGCGGCGCAATTAGCAACCATTCTGGATTTTGAAGCGACAGAACGTGGCCTGACGGAGGCGGTTGTCTACGACGCCTTTACTGAAAAGGTCGTGGCGTCGGGGGGGCTGGCCGCCTTGCAGGGGCGCACCTTCAAATTGCCGCCGAAAGAAACCACGTCTCTTGCGCGCTCCAGCGATGCCGCCATCCTCGACGCACCGGATGAAAAGACGGTGCGTGCCGTGGTCAGTCTGGGTTCAACAACCGGCCTGATGTTGGCCATCACCCGGCCGGTGGATGCCAAGATCCTTGAGCATATGCGGCGCACAAATGCCGTCGTCAGTGAATATCAACGCCTCAATGCCAATCGCTCAGCGATACAGATCAGTTTCGTGCTGATCTTTGCGCTTTTGAGCCTTCTCGTCCTCACGGTCGGCATGTTGACAGGGCTCGTCCTCGCCAATCAAATCGCGCGGCCACTCGGGTTATTGATCATCGCTGCCCGACGGGTCAGCCTCGGTGACCTGTCCGTCCGTGTGCCGGAGGGGCGGCGGTCCCGTGATCCATCGCGGGATGATGAAGTCGGCATTCTCTCCCGCGCGTTCAATCGCATGACCGATCAGGTCTCCGCGCAACGGACGGCCCTCATTGAGGCGAACGAGCAGATCAATGAGCGTCGCCGCTTTACAGAAAGCGTGCTGGAAGGTGTTTCGGCTGGCGTCATCGGTTTGGATGCCCATCAGGTGATCGAATTGCCGAACAAGGCGGCCTCGACCCTTCTTCAGCGTGATATTGACGGTTTTATCGGGCGGCATCTGCAGGAATGCGTGCCGGAATTCAGCGACATCCTCGATGCGGTCCGAGATACGCCGGGACAGGTGCGTCACGCTGAAATCCAGATCGACACGCAGGGAGGTGAGGAGGTGCTTGGTGACGGGCCGCGTGTCGGGGCGCGGGGCAGGACGCTTCTCGTCCGCGTCGCGCGGGAGCAGAAAGGCGCGGATGTTGCGGGCTATGTCGTGACGTTTGATGACATCACAGCCCTGCAATCTGCTGAACGTAAAGCGGCCTGGGCGGATGTGGCCCGCCGGATCGCGCATGAAATTAAAAACCCCCTGACGCCCATCCAGCTCTCCGCAGAGCGCCTGAAACGGCGTTTCATGAAAGAGATTTCCTCTGACACGGAGACATTCGGGCTTTGCGTCGATACAATCGTGCGTCATGTCGGTGATATCGGACGCATGGTGGATGAATTTTCAGCCTTCGCGCGTATGCCAGCGCCGGAGCTGAAAGAGGCGGATCTGGGACGCCTCCTGCGGGAAGCGATCGTCCTGCAGAAAAACGCGCATCCGGAGATCGCCTATGAAACCTTCGGACTGACGGCAAAAGGGCCGATGGTGACGTGTGACCGTCGGCTGATCGGCCAGGCACTGACAAATCTGCTGCAGAATGCTGCCGATGCCATCACCATGTCATCGCAGGATCGTAACGCCGCCGACATGGGTGAGGAAAGTGCCGATAGCTTGCGGAAAGGCGAGATAAATGTTGCACTTCGGGTCGAGCCCGCGCATGTTGACATCATGATTTCAGACGACGGCACCGGCCTTCCGGAAACGGATCGACACCGTTTGACGGAGCCGTATATTACGCATAAGCCGAAAGGCACCGGCCTCGGCCTCGCGATCGTAAAAAAAATAATGGATGACCATCACGGTACCATTTCTTTAGAAGATCGGGGTGATAAGCAGGGGACAATCGCGATTTTGACCCTCCCCCGTCATAATGTCTTGGGTCAGGGATAAGTGGTGCGTTCGATGCTGAGACCATTGATGGAAAGCACTTATGGAGCATGAAATCCTGATCGTCGATGACGAGCCCGATATTCGGATGCTCATCGACGGAATTCTGCGAGATGAAGGTTATGAAACGCGGGTTGCCGCCAATGCCGACCAGGCCCTTGAGGCTTTCCGCACGCGCCGTCCTTCCCTGATTATTCTTGATATCTGGTTGCAGGGCTCCCGCCTTGATGGCGTGGCTCTTTTGAAGATGATCAAATCAGAGGAGCCGACCCAGCCTGTCGTGATGATTTCCGGCCATGGCTCCATCGAGACCGCCGTCGTCACCCTTCAGCATGGTGCCTATGATTTTATCGAGAAGCCCTTCAACGCAGAGCGACTCGTTGTCGTCGCACGCCGCGCGCTGGAAGCCGCGCGGCTGGAGCGGGAAAATGCCGAATTGCGTCTCCGCGCGGGTAGTGACACTTCCTTATTCGGCAGCGGTGCCGCCATCAGCGCCGTGCGCGCGCAGATTGAGCGCGTGGCCCCCACAAATTCCCGCGTTCTGATTTCCGGCCCCGCAGGCGCCGGGAAGGAAGTCGCCGCACGGATGATCCATGAGCGGTCAAAACGTGCTTCCGCGCCCTTTATCGCACTGAATTGCGCCACCCTGGCACCGAGCCGGTTTGAGGATGAGCTTTTTGGCGTTGAG
This genomic stretch from Candidatus Kirkpatrickella diaphorinae harbors:
- a CDS encoding sensor histidine kinase NtrY-like yields the protein MAGWSLAPYLRARWQSLLSLITRLQTALILIVTSIVLVSTTFIVLAGGMSITHRPEIEGMIFLLDIIVLAFLTMTIVSRLRKMLSERRTGLAGARLHVRLIALFGVVSVAPAVVIGTIAALFFHFGVQIWFSNRVNLALSEARDVAAGYLQEHNENIRTEAFAMANQLIIAENDDMLRHGAYAPLNSGETGHYELDFLHNAAQLATILDFEATERGLTEAVVYDAFTEKVVASGGLAALQGRTFKLPPKETTSLARSSDAAILDAPDEKTVRAVVSLGSTTGLMLAITRPVDAKILEHMRRTNAVVSEYQRLNANRSAIQISFVLIFALLSLLVLTVGMLTGLVLANQIARPLGLLIIAARRVSLGDLSVRVPEGRRSRDPSRDDEVGILSRAFNRMTDQVSAQRTALIEANEQINERRRFTESVLEGVSAGVIGLDAHQVIELPNKAASTLLQRDIDGFIGRHLQECVPEFSDILDAVRDTPGQVRHAEIQIDTQGGEEVLGDGPRVGARGRTLLVRVAREQKGADVAGYVVTFDDITALQSAERKAAWADVARRIAHEIKNPLTPIQLSAERLKRRFMKEISSDTETFGLCVDTIVRHVGDIGRMVDEFSAFARMPAPELKEADLGRLLREAIVLQKNAHPEIAYETFGLTAKGPMVTCDRRLIGQALTNLLQNAADAITMSSQDRNAADMGEESADSLRKGEINVALRVEPAHVDIMISDDGTGLPETDRHRLTEPYITHKPKGTGLGLAIVKKIMDDHHGTISLEDRGDKQGTIAILTLPRHNVLGQG